From one Formosa sediminum genomic stretch:
- a CDS encoding ribonuclease HII — MLALNYSEYEFECGTDEAGRGCLAGPVTAAAVILPKTFENTILTDSKQLSEKKRDLLKPIVELEATAFGVAHVFPNQIDEINILNASIHAMQLAISKLDPQPEFISVDGNRFKPYLKVPYETIIKGDGKYLNIAAASILAKTYRDAYMNTIHEEYPMYNWKQNKGYPTKEHREAIKKYGTTKYHRLSFRLLPDQLKLDI, encoded by the coding sequence ATGCTAGCGCTTAACTATTCGGAATATGAATTTGAATGTGGAACAGATGAAGCAGGACGTGGTTGTTTGGCAGGACCCGTAACTGCTGCTGCTGTTATTTTACCCAAAACATTTGAAAACACAATTTTAACCGACTCCAAACAATTGTCTGAAAAGAAACGAGATTTACTTAAACCTATAGTAGAACTAGAAGCTACAGCTTTTGGTGTGGCTCATGTGTTTCCTAACCAAATAGACGAGATAAATATTTTAAATGCATCTATTCATGCGATGCAATTAGCGATTAGTAAACTAGACCCGCAACCTGAGTTTATTAGTGTAGATGGTAATAGATTTAAACCCTACTTAAAAGTTCCCTACGAAACCATAATTAAAGGCGATGGAAAATATTTAAATATTGCCGCTGCCTCAATTCTTGCAAAAACTTACCGCGATGCGTATATGAACACAATTCATGAAGAATACCCTATGTATAATTGGAAACAAAATAAAGGGTACCCTACTAAAGAACATCGGGAAGCCATAAAGAAATATGGCACAACAAAATACCACAGATTATCTTTTAGATTACTACCTGATCAATTAAAATTAGATATATAA
- a CDS encoding ribonuclease HII, which translates to MRALFLAIIFSLFLISCDTNTKTHQSLLAYVPKHTSTLIKTNNLENLKSSLTNNVLVQEFKTAKFNNSLNTFFKTINVFSLKEDILFCFSKAPADSSQITLITKYNTDFFQFDSLSKPKQEQIRFKNNIITKTELNQNNFYSVIIDSIFIGSTSKSIIEQSLEPQPISPELQKIYNTTSTEKTFAVIIDTESVENASLFMSTDSIPIKKFTKYLALDTDITQDQITINGITKANDSTNYLIDVFKNTIPQENKMAQITPEESEGFLSITYQDFNNLQANFIAYNNLEPEETTLFDNTNEIGIIYNKEHRAIVMYSLDNMATNDALLDSQDIIESFRQVDIKQFTHPEWFPKHFSPIIKTETASFYAVLDSFFVFADSIELLQSIIAAYQNKATYSERSFYQNITPHLSDASSLMLVGNSNVLNDILQTNFKTDATTNTSPFKVSAIQYIYDHDFAHVNGIIKRNKTKATENSVNEELNIKLDAKLLNKPQFVTNHSTGEKEVVVQDIHNNLYLISNKGKVLWKKELSEAIIGDISQIDMYRNGRLQLAFTTAHHLYVLDRNGNPAKSYPKTFRDKVTQPLSVFDYDSNKRYRLVVVQNKGVLMYDAQGNIVNGFTYKEANQTIIHQPQHFRIGRKDYLVFKTSDQLYILSRTGEVRVTPKSSYSYSNEGVYIYNNKFTTTTDEGDLILVDENGRITSENLNLGENHHIVATSRTLVTQSENKLNIKNKALELDFGNYSPVSLFYINNKIYITTTDLQTQKVYVFDSQGETVSNFPVYGASSIDMANTDKDNHLEIVTKGDDNAIIIYQIN; encoded by the coding sequence ATGAGAGCGCTTTTCTTAGCTATAATTTTTAGTCTATTCTTAATAAGTTGCGACACCAATACTAAAACACACCAAAGTTTATTAGCATATGTTCCAAAACATACTTCTACTTTAATAAAAACAAATAATCTTGAAAATTTAAAAAGTAGTTTAACAAACAATGTTTTGGTTCAGGAATTTAAAACCGCCAAATTCAATAACTCTTTAAACACTTTTTTTAAAACCATTAATGTGTTTAGTCTTAAAGAAGACATTTTATTTTGTTTCTCTAAAGCCCCTGCAGATAGCTCTCAAATTACATTAATTACAAAATATAATACAGATTTTTTTCAATTCGATTCGCTTTCTAAACCCAAACAAGAACAGATTCGATTTAAAAACAATATCATTACAAAAACAGAACTAAACCAAAACAACTTTTACAGTGTAATTATTGATAGTATTTTTATAGGTTCGACTTCAAAATCTATTATAGAACAAAGTTTAGAGCCGCAACCAATAAGTCCAGAACTTCAAAAAATTTACAATACAACATCTACTGAAAAAACTTTTGCTGTAATTATAGATACAGAGTCTGTTGAGAATGCATCGTTATTTATGAGTACAGACTCTATTCCTATAAAAAAATTCACTAAATACTTAGCACTAGATACAGATATAACACAGGATCAAATCACAATAAACGGTATAACAAAAGCTAACGACTCTACTAACTACCTTATAGATGTGTTTAAAAATACTATTCCGCAAGAAAACAAAATGGCACAAATTACGCCAGAAGAGAGCGAAGGTTTTCTAAGCATAACATATCAAGATTTCAACAATTTACAAGCAAATTTTATTGCTTATAACAACTTAGAACCTGAAGAAACTACTTTATTTGACAATACTAATGAAATTGGTATAATATATAATAAAGAGCACAGAGCTATTGTAATGTATAGCTTAGACAACATGGCTACAAATGACGCTTTATTAGATTCTCAAGACATTATTGAAAGTTTCCGCCAAGTAGACATTAAACAGTTTACACATCCAGAATGGTTTCCTAAACATTTCTCGCCAATTATTAAAACAGAAACAGCTTCGTTTTATGCGGTGCTAGATTCTTTCTTTGTTTTCGCAGACTCTATAGAATTATTGCAAAGTATAATTGCTGCTTACCAAAATAAAGCAACGTATAGTGAGCGTAGTTTTTACCAAAACATTACACCGCATTTAAGTGATGCTTCTTCTTTAATGCTTGTAGGGAACTCGAACGTTTTAAACGACATCTTACAAACTAATTTTAAAACAGACGCAACTACAAACACGAGCCCATTTAAAGTATCGGCTATACAATATATATACGATCACGATTTTGCACATGTTAATGGTATTATAAAAAGAAATAAAACAAAAGCTACAGAAAATTCTGTTAACGAAGAATTAAATATAAAATTAGATGCTAAGCTATTAAACAAACCACAATTTGTAACCAATCACAGCACAGGAGAGAAAGAAGTTGTAGTACAAGATATTCATAATAATTTATATTTAATTTCTAATAAAGGAAAAGTGCTTTGGAAAAAAGAACTGAGCGAAGCTATTATTGGAGACATTTCTCAAATAGACATGTATAGAAATGGGCGCCTACAACTCGCCTTTACCACAGCTCACCATTTATATGTATTAGACCGTAATGGGAATCCGGCAAAATCGTACCCTAAAACGTTTAGAGACAAAGTAACTCAACCTCTCTCGGTATTTGATTATGATTCTAATAAAAGATACCGTTTAGTTGTAGTACAAAACAAAGGCGTACTTATGTATGATGCTCAAGGAAATATAGTTAATGGATTTACTTATAAAGAAGCCAATCAAACTATTATACACCAGCCTCAACATTTTAGAATAGGCCGAAAAGATTATCTAGTATTTAAAACAAGCGATCAACTTTATATATTAAGTAGAACTGGAGAAGTACGTGTTACTCCAAAATCGTCTTACTCCTACTCTAATGAAGGTGTATACATTTACAATAACAAATTTACCACAACCACAGACGAAGGCGATTTAATACTTGTAGATGAAAACGGACGCATAACAAGTGAAAATTTAAATTTAGGAGAAAACCATCATATCGTGGCCACATCGCGAACATTAGTAACACAATCTGAAAACAAACTAAATATTAAAAACAAAGCCTTAGAGTTAGATTTTGGTAATTACAGCCCAGTAAGTTTATTTTATATAAATAATAAAATATATATAACCACAACAGACTTACAAACCCAAAAAGTTTACGTATTTGATAGCCAAGGCGAAACCGTTTCTAATTTCCCTGTGTATGGTGCTAGCAGTATAGACATGGCCAATACAGATAAAGATAATCACTTAGAAATTGTTACCAAAGGAGATGATAATGCCATAATTATATACCAAATAAATTAA